The following are encoded in a window of Arvicanthis niloticus isolate mArvNil1 chromosome 1, mArvNil1.pat.X, whole genome shotgun sequence genomic DNA:
- the Cabp4 gene encoding calcium-binding protein 4 isoform X3 produces MRNTPPRPASADRELGPEELEELQAAFEEFDTDQDGYIGYRELGDCMRTLGYMPTEMELLEVSQHVKMRMGGFVDFEEFVELISPKLREETAHMLGVRELRIAFREFDKDRDGRITVAELRQAAPALLGEPLEGTELDEMLRDMDLNGDGTIDFDEFVLMLSTG; encoded by the exons GATCGTGAACTGGGCCCTGAGGAGTTGGAGG AGCTCCAGGCTGCCTTTGAGGAGTTTGACACTGACCAGGATGGCTACATCGGCTACCGGGAGCTAGGTGACTGCATGCGCACGCTGGGCTACATGCCCACAGAGATGGAGCTACTGGAAGTGTCCCAGCACGTGAAGATGCGCA TGGGCGGCTTTGTGGATTTTGAAGAGTTTGTGGAACTGATAAGTCCAAAGCTGAGGGAGGAGACAGCTCACATGCTGGGTGTGCGGGAGCTGCGAATTGCCTTCCGAGAG TTTGACAAGGACAGGGATGGACGGATCACAGTGGCGGAGCTGCGGCAGGCAGCACCAGCTCTGCTGGGGGAACCACTAGAGGGCACTGAACTGGATGAGATGTTGCGAGACATGGACCTCAATGGAGATGGCACCATAGACTTTGACG AGTTTGTGTTGATGTTATCTACAGGCTGA
- the Cabp4 gene encoding calcium-binding protein 4 isoform X1 — protein sequence MATEHSTQLLPDPQKIPKGVVSPRSAAEGPALTRRRSKKESWHPGSQKASSGEQSSSQGSEASGSSKNSPRTKVGQGEPSSAPAGQASHRQSHRHRSDPQQDAAQKTYGPLLNRMFGKDRELGPEELEELQAAFEEFDTDQDGYIGYRELGDCMRTLGYMPTEMELLEVSQHVKMRMGGFVDFEEFVELISPKLREETAHMLGVRELRIAFREFDKDRDGRITVAELRQAAPALLGEPLEGTELDEMLRDMDLNGDGTIDFDEFVLMLSTG from the exons ATGGCGACAGAGCACAGCACACAGCTGCTTCCTGACCCCCAGAAGATCCCTAAAGGAGTTGTATCTCCCAGGAGTGCTGCTGAGGGCCCCGCCTTGACcaggagaaggagcaagaaggagAGTTGGCACCCAGGGTCCCAGAAAGCCAGTTCTGGGGAACAGTCCTCTAGCCAGGGCTCTGAGGCCTCAGGAAGCAGCAAGAACTCCCCAAGGACCAAAGTGGGGCAGGGGGAGCCATCCTCAGCACCTGCTGGGCAAGCCTCTCACCGACAGTCCCACCGACACCGTTCTGACCCCCAGCAGGATGCTGCCCAAAAGACTTATGGGCCCCTGCTCAACCGCATGTTTGGAAAG GATCGTGAACTGGGCCCTGAGGAGTTGGAGG AGCTCCAGGCTGCCTTTGAGGAGTTTGACACTGACCAGGATGGCTACATCGGCTACCGGGAGCTAGGTGACTGCATGCGCACGCTGGGCTACATGCCCACAGAGATGGAGCTACTGGAAGTGTCCCAGCACGTGAAGATGCGCA TGGGCGGCTTTGTGGATTTTGAAGAGTTTGTGGAACTGATAAGTCCAAAGCTGAGGGAGGAGACAGCTCACATGCTGGGTGTGCGGGAGCTGCGAATTGCCTTCCGAGAG TTTGACAAGGACAGGGATGGACGGATCACAGTGGCGGAGCTGCGGCAGGCAGCACCAGCTCTGCTGGGGGAACCACTAGAGGGCACTGAACTGGATGAGATGTTGCGAGACATGGACCTCAATGGAGATGGCACCATAGACTTTGACG AGTTTGTGTTGATGTTATCTACAGGCTGA
- the Cabp4 gene encoding calcium-binding protein 4 isoform X2: MATEHSTQLLPDPQKIPKGVVSPRSAAEGPALTRRRSKKESWHPGSQKASSGEQSSSQGSEASGSSKNSPRTKVGQGEPSSAPAGQASHRQSHRHRSDPQQDAAQKTYGPLLNRMFGKDRELGPEELEELQAAFEEFDTDQDGYIGYRELVGGFVDFEEFVELISPKLREETAHMLGVRELRIAFREFDKDRDGRITVAELRQAAPALLGEPLEGTELDEMLRDMDLNGDGTIDFDEFVLMLSTG, translated from the exons ATGGCGACAGAGCACAGCACACAGCTGCTTCCTGACCCCCAGAAGATCCCTAAAGGAGTTGTATCTCCCAGGAGTGCTGCTGAGGGCCCCGCCTTGACcaggagaaggagcaagaaggagAGTTGGCACCCAGGGTCCCAGAAAGCCAGTTCTGGGGAACAGTCCTCTAGCCAGGGCTCTGAGGCCTCAGGAAGCAGCAAGAACTCCCCAAGGACCAAAGTGGGGCAGGGGGAGCCATCCTCAGCACCTGCTGGGCAAGCCTCTCACCGACAGTCCCACCGACACCGTTCTGACCCCCAGCAGGATGCTGCCCAAAAGACTTATGGGCCCCTGCTCAACCGCATGTTTGGAAAG GATCGTGAACTGGGCCCTGAGGAGTTGGAGG AGCTCCAGGCTGCCTTTGAGGAGTTTGACACTGACCAGGATGGCTACATCGGCTACCGGGAGCTAG TGGGCGGCTTTGTGGATTTTGAAGAGTTTGTGGAACTGATAAGTCCAAAGCTGAGGGAGGAGACAGCTCACATGCTGGGTGTGCGGGAGCTGCGAATTGCCTTCCGAGAG TTTGACAAGGACAGGGATGGACGGATCACAGTGGCGGAGCTGCGGCAGGCAGCACCAGCTCTGCTGGGGGAACCACTAGAGGGCACTGAACTGGATGAGATGTTGCGAGACATGGACCTCAATGGAGATGGCACCATAGACTTTGACG AGTTTGTGTTGATGTTATCTACAGGCTGA
- the Cabp4 gene encoding calcium-binding protein 4 isoform X4, which yields MRTLGYMPTEMELLEVSQHVKMRMGGFVDFEEFVELISPKLREETAHMLGVRELRIAFREFDKDRDGRITVAELRQAAPALLGEPLEGTELDEMLRDMDLNGDGTIDFDEFVLMLSTG from the exons ATGCGCACGCTGGGCTACATGCCCACAGAGATGGAGCTACTGGAAGTGTCCCAGCACGTGAAGATGCGCA TGGGCGGCTTTGTGGATTTTGAAGAGTTTGTGGAACTGATAAGTCCAAAGCTGAGGGAGGAGACAGCTCACATGCTGGGTGTGCGGGAGCTGCGAATTGCCTTCCGAGAG TTTGACAAGGACAGGGATGGACGGATCACAGTGGCGGAGCTGCGGCAGGCAGCACCAGCTCTGCTGGGGGAACCACTAGAGGGCACTGAACTGGATGAGATGTTGCGAGACATGGACCTCAATGGAGATGGCACCATAGACTTTGACG AGTTTGTGTTGATGTTATCTACAGGCTGA